The DNA region TTAATAATATAAGAGTAAAACAGGCATTTAAAAAAGTCAATTAagataaaggggggagaatgactATTGTCAAAGTTTGGGCGGTTGATTTTTAAGACAAAGTTGAGGGGTGTAAATGATTTTTACCCAAGATAGAACACCGAATAAGAATATGTGTATTAGCAATGTAGGGATTAAACtattttaaagataaaaaaacattttagagTAATTAATTATGTATAACAGTTCCTTTATAattaatcacaacataacgaTACTCTCATTATTAATTACGCATAATAATCCCTTGGTGATTATTAATCACGACATGAACAATCCCCGCATAACTTACTTCTAGACCGATCCCTGAATGTATGGAAAAGCAGGTTTGGGTGGAGTTTTAAGAGATGATAAAGGTGATATTATTAAACCTTTCTCTCACATTATTAGTCAATGCAATAGTAATGTCATGGTGGTAAAAGCGCAAACtgcaaaatttaaagtttattaCTAGTGTATACAAAATGGACTTAAGGATTTTACTTTGAAACTTGATCCCCTATCAATCATAAGCACGGGAGGAGCTAGACTAGGATTTATGGGTTCGATTGAATCCAATAACTATGATTCAGATTTTGTATTTATCTTAAGAAATTTATTGAATTTATACGTACAAGctattaatttaaaatacaatAACTTAAAAAACTAGAATTAGAATGGATAAGGCTTGTTAGGTCTCGAATTTGTAAGATGCTTTTAGCTAAGGAGACTAGCAACTACAAACTCAACAAGAGCATCTATGAAATTTCACTATATCAAACCAGGCTAATGTCAACATTAATCATTGTTTAGGCTAGTTAATCAAGTGGAGGATCATCTAGCAAAAATAGCTATTGACAGTCAATAAATCATTGTTTAATGTAGTTAATCAAGTAGCGGATCATCTAGCAAAAATAGCTATTGACAGTGAAGAAATCATTATTTAGGATAGTTAAACAAGTGGCGGATCATCTAGTCTAGCAAAAATAGCTATTTCAGTCAAGATAAAACGTGTCGCAATGGCATTCTACGTGGAAGAAATATGGAACAATAGAAATACAAATTAAATTGAAATATTACCTAAAATAAGGCCTACAAATATGGGAAGGATATATTGTACTTTAACCAATTTTCTACTATCATGAAGTAACTGCCAAATGGTAatccaaattaaattaaaatgttATCTAAAGCAAAGCCAGAAAATTTGGGAAGAATATATTATAAGTCCACTGGCTAAAAACGGCAAAAAAGGTTTACACATTAACTTACAGAAACAGCTATAGTTGAAGGTTTCTAACAAgccatatatataatttagctAATTACGGATCGTAGCTACTAATTTCTTGACATAGGGTGTATTTCGATGTATTCAATCACTATAGGAAAAAAGCTTTTTCCCAGCGGTTTGTTCCTCTATTTTGCGACGGTTCAAACTGTCGCAGTATAAAATTAGCAGCAGTTTAGATCTGTCGCCTGATAAGGGGTCGTAAAACCCTTTTCCGGCGGTTTAGATGAACCGCTAGAATAACCGCTGGAATAACCGCAGCAAATTACTAAACAGCAgcggtttggtttggtttagcAGCGGTTTGTAACTGATGTAAGATTCCCGACGGTTTACATTCATTTTTACGGCGGTTTgacctataaaaataaaaatacaatagCAGcattttccaattcaatttgTGGCGGTTGATCGCATTTTTCCTGTAGAATTTGCCCAATATTTTTACATATTCCAACCTATAACAATGTAGCAATTCTATAGAAAAAGATCTTTAGAGAATTCTGAACAAAACAATTTGCACTACTCAATCCAAGGCACATGGAACAAAAACCCTCAAATAACTAGAATAATAGGTTCAAAAACAAAGCAACATAGCTTCAATTTGGAGAATTCTTAACAGAACAATTTCTATTTGTCCAACAATCAGACCTAGAATCTAATAAACTGGTGCAAAATCCATAGTTCTAGAAAAACAAAGTTCATTGCTAACAAAATTAGAACTGGAATTCATCACAAGCTAAATCTAGTTTGAACATGGCATGATTAGCATCACAGTGGGTTTCAACATTTGGATGAGGAAGATGGTCTTGGCCTGTTTGAAGCCTgaaaatataaacataaaaaacaaataagaacACTTTCAGATAAAGAATAACCTACTACTTGAGTACCACAAAGTTTAAGACTTTTCTCTTGAGGAGAATTTATTTAAGTATTGCATAGAAGGATTCCAACATGAAGAAACCTATTAGTCTTTCTTCAACAACGAATTTCATTGGTTGCGCCATATTATGTACAAAAGACTTCAAATGCCCCAAGAACCTGTGTGATTAAACAATTACTGATTTAGACAATGCAATTTATTTAGCTAAACAAAGTGGATAAACAACTTAGCAAAATAAGGTTACCTTTCAATAGGATACATCCATCGATAATGTACCGGGCCACCACATCTCACTTCATCAACTAAATGAACAACTAAGTGAACCATGACAGTAAAGAAAGATGGAGGAAATATCATTTCTAAATGACACAAAGTGAGAATGATTTGATTCTGGAGGTTATCAAGGTCCATGGGATTCAACACTTTAGAACATAACTGCCGAAAAAATGATGAAAGATCAGCTAAAACTGCAGACACTAAACCATGTAATGCGTTCCTCAATGCTATCGGCAATAGTTGCTGCATAAGAATGTGGCAATCATGACTTTTCAACCCAAATAATCTTCGTTGCTTCACATCAACACATCTCGAGATATTGCTTGAGTAACCATCTAGAACAACCACATTCATTAAAGTCCttaaaaaaatgtctttttgtTCATTTGTCGTAGTAAAAATAGCAGAGGGATAATCTCCCTGCTTATCAGGCCAAAGATCATATTTTATGCCCATTGATTATAGGTCTTTTCGAGCATTAACGTGATCTTTTGACTTTCCAGTTTCATTGAGCAAAGTATTTATCACATTGTCACACACATTTTTCTCAATATGCATTACATAAAGATTGTGACGCAATGAGTTAAATTCCCAATACGGAAGTTCAAagaatatactttttttttttcactgtgGATAATCACTTTGGATATTCTATTTCCcacgtctttttttttttttcattaacttCAATTATTGGCGTTTTTCCAAAGGAAACATTCAGATTCTCAACTTGTCTTAAAATGTCTGAGCCTGATAACTGTACAGGTGGATTTCGTTTGTCAACCGTACCATCAATCTAAACTTGTGACCAGTATTTAGAAACCGACGATGGCCCATAAAGCACCATTTTCTACTATGTTGAAGTCGACAGGGTATGGTATCGATATTACACGTGGGACAAGCAAACTTACCATACGTGCTCCACCCAGACAAAATACCATATCCTGGAAAATCACTAATTGTCCACATCAATGCTGCTCTCATTTTGAAAGTTTCAGTTGACAAAGCATCAAAGGTCTGAACACCATCCCACAACTCCTTCAATTCATCAATCAAAGGTTGTAAGTAAACATCAATATCATTCCCTGGCATTCTCTTACCTGGAATTATCATTGAGAGAATGAAGTTAGACTGCTTCATGCATACCCAAGGAGGGGTGTTGTACGGAATGAGAACCACTGGCCAAATGCTATGATTAGCGCTCATATGTCCAAAAGGATTGAACCCATCACTCGCTAAGGCAAGACGGACATTACGTGGGTCTTGAGAAAATTCAGGAAATGTGAAGTCAAAATTTTTCCATGCTTCAGCATCTCTTGGATGCCTCAATAAGCCATCCTTATGGCAATCAACACTATGCCATCTCATATCAGTAGATGTCTTACTAGACATGAACAACCTTTGCAGTCGTGGAATTAGAGGAAAATAACGAAGAACTTTTGCAGGTTGCAGTGTCTTCTTTTTATTTGCTTCAAGATCACTGGAAAAGTTTTTCTTAGCATTTACCTTCCATCTAGATGTGCCACATCTCTTGCATTCTTGTCTTTCTTTATCTTCTCCCCTATATAACATGCAATCATTTGGACATGCATGTATTTTCTTATAACTAAGACCAAGTTTTTTAATAGTTTTCTTGGCCTCATAGAATGACTTGGGGATCTTTGCATTCTCAAAGGCATCATGCAACAACTCTATTATCATCGTCATGGCCTTATCACTCATCCCACACATGCACTTAATGTGATAAAGTCTCAATAGAAAAGACAACTTTGAGTACTTCACACACCCTTGATAAAGTTCTTGTTCCCCATCCCTCATTAACTCATAAAACTCTTTAGCTTTATCATTTGGACCATCAGGTAAAGGCAACATGTCATTTTCGCCTTCGGTTACTGGTCCATGCGATGTGACATGTTCTTGGTTTGCAGGTTGTCCATAGAAATTGAAAACATCATTAACCATGTCTTGCATTGGATTATCACGAGCATCAATATGTTGACTTTCATGTCTAGTGGCTGAAGTTTCTCCTACATCCTTCTTACCATGTAATAACCAAACAGTGTAAGCTGTCGGAAAAGGGCTGAACAAAAGATTGTCAAACACCTCTACTCTTGTCTGATATAGTCTAAACCCACAACTAGAACAAGGGCACTTAATCCTATTATCAGATGACACATTAGAAAATGCAGAgtctaaaaatatttgaagcCCTTTCTTATACTCAAGTGTAGTACGAGGCTCCAGTATCCAACTCTTATCCATCCTAAATAAAGGAGACATTAAATATTCAAACTTAAAATCGGCTTTCCTTGACAAATGTTCAAACAATTTAGTTAGCACAAATTCAATCACATGTATGAAAATACTCAAAATGTTACTACGTTATCTCATTGTGgctgctttttatttttatcagatccttttatttttaccaaATTTTGAAGTTGCATCTTCTCTACGGTGAGGACTTAGGTCCTTCCGCGTGGTTAACAATTACACCTCTTAGCATCTACAACACTGAGTGTGAAATGTGGAGTTCTGAATAATGTAAAGATTTGATGCTATGCTACATTGAACTTAGATATACTCTTTAGTTTCCAGTTGTATCACCTGTAGGTTCAAATTCTAAGAAGCAATTATTGTTTAAGCTTATTTAAGTAGCTGATGAATGAAATTAACAACTCAGCCTCTCTTAATAGGCTCATGCTATTCATGGGAACAAATGGGCATCAATTGCAACCCTAACtacaaaatcatatatacataagaggaACAATCTAAGAAAAAGTAACATTATGGCCGACGATGCTCTCCAACACCAAAGAATTCCCGGAACTCCACGAAAACACCATAATTCAAGCAAATCATTTCAAAAAACAGGGAATCAACGGTAAATTAACCATCAACTCAAATAACCtcaaaattgttaattaataacTCTGCACATAGCAACAAGTAAAATCACCAACGAGCcggaaaacaataaaaatagaACAGTTAGAACCCTAAAAATCATAGAGATTGAAATTTCCGGAAGAAAAACAGTTTTCTACCAAAATTTCCTTGACAGTTATCTTAATTTAAAGTTTTCTACAGTAAAATCACCAATCGAGTGttgatagaaaataattttctgcCAATTTTACCAATTTGGCCAAAAGAACTAAAATTAGAACATGAATCGGGTGAAATCAGTACATAGAACTTCATGCATGAACCCTAGATTAGGGAAAACAATCAAAATTAGAACTAAAATTAGAACATTAGGGAAAACAATCAAAATTAGAACTAAAATTAGAACATTAAAACCCTAGAAAACAAGTTAGCAGCAAGAATCGATCTACCTAAACAATCAAAATTAGGGAAAACaatcaaaattttgagaaaCAATATAACTAAACAATTTCACACGAGTTAGGAGCAAGTATCGTTCAAATGCAAACtgattttgatttgataaacAAACTTACATTTCAGATTTGAGATTTATGTAGGAGAAGAATTTTATGTAGGAGAAGAATTTTGAGAATATTTTTAGAGTGTATGAGTGAGAGagtgtgtaggagtgaagagtGTAGAAATTTCTACTTTCGTGTTTTAGTTGTGGGCTCCACCTAGTTGACATTTGTATAAAAATAATACAACTAATATGTTATAtttgttgaattttttaaaaggccAAACCGCCACAAATCCAAATGAACTGCCgcgaaaaaatataatttatgtaaaccgtcaaaaaattaaaataaaaccgCCGGGAAATTATGCAATTTATGACTGTTGTTGAACTGCCCCGTCAAACGACGGGAAATTAATATCTAGCAGCAATTTAGCTAAACTGTCACAAAGAAACCGCCGGTAAGACCCACTTTTTTTGTACTGAATAGCTACTTTTACACCATATATAATTCACTGTATTCAATTCGgctgtatttaaaaaaaaaaaaaaattgatgtttGGTTGTATTCAATTCATTGTATCCATTCCTAGCTACTTTTACACTGTATTCAATTCGATTgtattcaaacaaaaaaaaacaaaaaaaataaagagatattCGTTTGTATTCAATTCACTGTGTTCATCATTCGTTGCTACTTTTACACTGTATTCAATTCCCAGTATTCAATTTGGTTGtattcaaataaaagaaattcaaaaaaatacaaGGCCCGGAAAAAAAACTCCTTctaaatacataatatataggcaaaaaaaaaaaaaactgtatacattcaaaaagaaaaacacacTCAAATTCGACCAGGTCTGAGAAATACAATTTGAAAATCCGACAAAACAAAAATACATTGTGTTTACACTTAAAATAGAGAAGACATACAATAATACATGGTATTTACACTAAATGTATTTTCCGCGCTTCGGCGGAAAACTTCCCGTCGATTCTTCGGAACAAAAATAATGTCACAAGATAGATACCCACCCTAGATCTATCCTTTCATGCTATGTTTCATGGGGTGAAAGTGGTCGGAACtcaatgaatttgataaataaatttccggttttccttgatttttctaagaTCTACGGAGTTCTATGAAGAACTGAAAGAAATGGGTTGTGGATTCGTGTAGAGGtggtaagagagagagagatggtgAAAATGTGGGACCATTTGGAGAACGTCGACCGGCGACGGTGATTGGTGGCAGTGGCAGAGAGGCTTTGGGAGAGAAGTCGATTCTTAGCGTTGTGAGGGAGGAGGAAGAGATCCGAAAATTGTGTGTGGATGGTAATTTgcttaaaatacaaatataataGCTATGAATTATAATACATACTAGATGTTAGTTATACCATGTAACTATTCCTTATTTAAAATGGGTTtacaaataaaatgaatttcTATTGAGTTTATATCTAATATGGGCTTTCATAGATCTTTGTGTgactatatataaaatataaagtctaaagttatattaattttgaatttaaaaagtGTCCTTTTTtggacaaattaaaaagaaataccTACTTTAGTTTTCGAGGTAAGTGTACATACTTAGCAGGCATTCAAACATAATTTtggttgaaatttgaaaaataaaatttggaagttgaaattatgtttggacatgcattttagttgaaaaaaaaaaaggttaaaagattatgaatGAAAAAAGATTTCACTTAAAAATAtgtcaaaacttgaaaaacttaTCTTCAAATACAATGTTTGTCTTGACTGGTACTTAATTTTTTGTGGTATCGTATCGTTAAATTCATCATTATGTAACGATGAAAGTCTCATTGGTGTGATAGCAtagtacccccccccccctttctcttttcttttttctcattttgcccTTGCTTGTTATTTAGTAAtcttattttatgc from Lycium ferocissimum isolate CSIRO_LF1 chromosome 2, AGI_CSIRO_Lferr_CH_V1, whole genome shotgun sequence includes:
- the LOC132047619 gene encoding uncharacterized protein LOC132047619 — encoded protein: MSPLFRMDKSWILEPRTTLEYKKGLQIFLDSAFSNVSSDNRIKCPCSSCGFRLYQTRVEVFDNLLFSPFPTAYTVWLLHGKKDVGETSATRHESQHIDARDNPMQDMVNDVFNFYGQPANQEHVTSHGPVTEGENDMLPLPDGPNDKAKEFYELMRDGEQELYQGCVKYSKLSFLLRLYHIKCMCGMSDKAMTMIIELLHDAFENAKIPKSFYEAKKTIKKLGLSYKKIHACPNDCMLYRGEDKERQECKRCGTSRWKVNAKKNFSSDLEANKKKTLQPAKVLRYFPLIPRLQRLFMSSKTSTDMRWHSVDCHKDGLLRHPRDAEAWKNFDFTFPEFSQDPRNVRLALASDGFNPFGHMSANHSIWPVVLIPYNTPPWELWDGVQTFDALSTETFKMRAALMWTISDFPGYGILSGWSTYDGYSSNISRCVDVKQRRLFGLKSHDCHILMQQLLPIALRNALHGLVSAVLADLSSFFRQLCSKVLNPMDLDNLQNQIILTLCHLEMIFPPSFFTVMVHLVVHLVDEVRCGGPVHYRWMYPIERFLGHLKSFVHNMAQPMKFVVEERLIGFFMLQTGQDHLPHPNVETHCDANHAMFKLDLACDEFQF